Genomic segment of Octadecabacter arcticus 238:
TAAAGTGGAGGCGTTGGCAATTGATCCAGTGGATCATTTGTCGCCGATATCGCGGCGATCCACTGACCGGCAGGGCATTGCGCAGCAATGTCCCGAGAGGGGGCAATCACACGTTCAACATCGCGCCTCATCTGCTGGATCAGGATTTCTCAGCGGATGGCCCCAACCAGAAATGGGCTGGCGACATATCCAATATCTGGACCAGTGAAGGGTGGCTGTATCTGGCCATCATCCTTGATTTGCACTCCCGTCGCGTCATCGGATGGGCCCCCTCTCATCGATACTTTGTATCGACTGCCGGTCAGTGGTCAGTAACCGCATGAAAGAGTTATGCCCAAAAGTTGGTGACGGCTTGATTAAGCAGCATTTTGAAGTTGCTTGATCCCGTCTTTGAACTCAACCCCTTGAATGACTTCGGGTAGGCGGTTGGTGCCGCTGAGCTTTCGCCATTTCTTCTTGGCTGACATCATCAGCTTGAAGACCATCGACAGCGCCGTTTTTCGGCTCAGGCAGCCCTTTGTCTTACGGGTTCGGTTACGAACGGTGGCGAAGACGCTTTCGATGGGGTTGGTGGTTCGGATGTGCTTCCAGTGCTCGGCAGGGAAATCGTAGAACGTCAGCAACATGTCGCGATCTTTGGTCAGCTTTTTGACCGCCCGCTCGTATTTGACGCCGTAGGTTTCAACGAACAGATCGAAGGCGACGACGGCCGCCTTTTTTGTTGCCGCCATCTATTACCCAGCAGGACATGCTTGCATGCCTGAGAGGGCATATGTCTTGCAACCCTGCCTTGGCCTTTTCATGCATTGGATTGGGCATAGCACCCGTGATGTTGGCCATCTTGTGGACCCAGCAGCGTTGTTCTTTCGTCGTCGGGTATATCGCGAGCCCACCAACGGTAAGCAGCGCCAACGTCAGCACCAAAGATATATACACCCACAGAGTGTAAAACCACTTTGCCGCCGTCATATTGGCAAACTGGGGATTCCTATAAAGGCCGTCGTGGCACTGTCCGTCAGTTCCTTCGCGCAGTCTTTGTCCAAGTTCAGTATCTGGGTCAATTTGGCCCGCATCCTCATACGAAAAACCAGACACGCCAACGAGGATCAGCGCCTCGCGTTGTTCATCATGCAATTGGTCAAACGTGATTTTGAAATCCATAAATTGCAATCGGCCGTCGCGATCGAGCTTAACTGAAATCTTGTTCGAAAAGAAGTTGTCCACGTCAGCATTTTCGCGGTTCAATGTGCGGCAGCTGCTGTGAAAATTAATGCGCAGGATCGTAAAGCGCCAAGCCCGCATGTTCGTCTCAGGATTGAATTTATCTATGTTTACCAATGCTTTAAGTACGGTGTCCTGCATCATATCATTTGCTGTAGATCTGGTCCGCGTCAGGCTATGGGCAAACGCCCTGAGCGCCGAAAGATATGTCACCAACTCGTCGTGCGGATCGAGGTTAGTCACTGTCTGACGGGGTCGCAGTTGCGGGGTGACAGATACACAGCAGCTACGCTTGAAGTGATACTCAAAGATTGGTCTGACTTTGACAATGAAAACCCGGTTAAGGTGAACCTGTTCAAGTGTTCCATGCGATTTGGACCGCCTCTGGCCAGCAGTTTGTCGATTCCGAAGCCGGTCTGCGCAGCCTTATGTTTTATGGGCCACAGCTAGCGTTTCGCAGCATTCCAATCCGAATACATCTCCGGTCTTTTGCGCAGCAGCTTACTTTCAGTCTTTTCGCTGAGCGTCAGATCGCCGTCCGGCGACACATTGCGATGCTTGAGGGTGATTTTGAAGTTCAACCGATCCTCAAAGAACGAAACCAGCTTGTCCATCTGTTCGTACTGGAACAGGTGATCGACGATGACCTCACCGCTGCCACGACGCAGAAACTTTGTTGAACTGCCGACATTGGCCCATCCCGCGGGTTCACCCTTGGCATATTCGATTACAAAATCATCAAAGGTGATGGTCTTGGTGCTGTGGGGATTGCCATCCACATCCGCGCGTCGACGATAGCGGTACCAGCTGCCTAGCCAACCAATAGGATGGCGCACAACACAGATCAATTTCATGTCTTCGAGCCCACATTTTTCAAGATAGGGCACAAGAAAGCGGTTATGTCGATAGGCTGGCGTGTGTTTTAGAATCGGTGGATTGCGCATCACCATGTCCGAACGCGGCGCCAATGCCGCCTCAAGTGCGGTCGTCCCCGTCTTCGGCATCGCCAAAAAAAACCAATTTTTCCTTCGCAAATACAAGCATTTACACGCAACTCCTGTTCCTCGTTATCTTGTAAACTACTCCTTAACATCTCTGCGGGAAAGATGAGTTGTGAACGATTTTAGTTGAAGTGTTCATGTTTTGATCTCATAAGAGTGAGAACAAGAGGTGAACGAAGCATCAGTTACGACCCCCATTGAAGCATCTAGGGGGGCATGGAATAAGGACAAAAATCATGGCAACGGCAGAGCTCCTAAAGATGACAGACAAGAAATCAGCGGACAAACAAAAAGCGCTCGATTCGGCGCTGGCCCAGATCGAACGTCAGTTCGGCAAGGGATCGATCATGACGTTGGGCGGCAATGCTATTCAAGAGATCGAAAGCACGTCGACGGGGTCACTTGGCTTGGACATCGCGCTTGGAATTGGCGGCATCCCGAAGGGACGCGTCGTTGAAATTTACGGGCCTGAATCGTCGGGCAAAACTACGCTGACGCTGCATTGTCTCGCGGAAGAGCAGAAAAAAGGTGGCGTTTGTGCGTTTGTCGACGCAGAGCACGCGCTTGATCCCGGCTATGCCAAAAAGCTTGGGGTGAACCTTGATGAGCTTTTGATTTCGCAGCCCGATACGGGTGAGCAGGCGCTAGAGATTGTCGATACGCTGGTCCGCTCCGGCGCGGTCTCGATGATTGTTGTCGACTCCGTTGCAGCCCTGACGCCGAAATCCGAACTTGAAGGCGACATGGGCGATCATTCTGTCGGCGTTCATGCCCGCTTGATGAGCCAAGCAATGCGCAAGCTGACTGGATCCATCAGCCGCACCAAATGTACCGTTATCTTCATCAATCAGATCCGGATGAAAATTGGCGTTATGTTCGGCTCGCCCGAAACAACGACAGGCGGAAACGCGTTGAAATTCTACTCTTCTGTGCGTCTGGATATTCGCCGCATCGGATCCGTTAAGGATCGCGATGAGATCGTTGGCAACAGCACTCGAGTAAAGGTGGTCAAGAACAAGGTCGCGCCACCGTTCAAGCAGGTCGAATTCGACATTATGTATGGCGAAGGCATCTCTAAGTTGGGCGAATTGGTCGATATGGGCGTCAAAGCGGGCATCGTTGAAAAGTCCGGCTCATGGTTTTCCTATGGAGATGAACGCATCGGGCAGGGCCGTGAAAACGCCAAGACCTTCCTGCGTGAAAACCCACACTTCGCCAACGAGATCGAGGATAAAATTCGCGCAGCGCACGGACTTGATTTTGACGGCGCAACCAAAAAAGACTGCGCAACCAAAAAAGACGGCGCAGCTAAAAAGCCGGGCAAAGAAGACGACGCGCTTCTGGAAGATTAAATTTGATTGCTGGTCGATTTTTGGGGCCATTGGGGGCGCGGGGGAAACCTTGCGCCCTTTTCGCGTTGCGCGCTGTGGACTTGCGTTCGGCGCAAGGCTATTTCACGACAGCAATAATTGACCCCGACGGAAAGCCAAACACATGACCAGCCTGTCAGATATCCGATCCACCTTCCTTGATTACTATGCGCGCCAAGGTCACGCGGTCGTGGCGTCCAGCCCGCTGGTCCCGCGCAACGACCCGACGCTCATGTTTACCAATTCGGGCATGGTGCAATTCAAGAACCGCTTTACGGGTGTGGAATCAGGCGACTATCAGCGTGCGACCAGTTCACAAAAATGCGTGCGCGCGGGTGGCAAGCACAACGATCTGGACAATGTCGGTTATACTGCGCGCCACCATACGTTCTTTGAAATGCTCGGTAATTTCAGTTTTGGGGATTACTTCAAAGCCGAAGCCATCCCATTCGCGTGGAATCTGCTGACCAAAGATTTTGGCATCGATAAATCCAAACTGCTGGTGACAGTCTATCACACCGATGACGAAGCCTATGACCTTTGGAAAAAGATCGGCGTTCCTGAAGATCGTATTATCCGCATCGCGACGGATGATAATTTCTGGCGCATGGGGCCAACCGGCCCCTGTGGTCCGTGTACCGAGATTTTTTATGACCACGGTGATCATATTTGGGGCGGCCCGCCGGGATCGCCCGATGAAGATGGCGATCGGTTCATTGAAATCTGGAACGTCGTGTTCATGCAAAATGAACAATTCGATGATGGCACCTTGAAGCCGCTGGACATGCAAAGCATCGACACCGGCATGGGGCTGGAACGCATTGGCGCACTGCTGCAAGGTGGGCATGACAACTACGAAACCGACCTTTTTCGCGCCCTGATCGAAGCGTCAGCCCATGCGACCAGCACGGATCCGTTTGGTGATCAAAACGTGCATCACCGCGTCATTGCCGACCATCTGCGCTCCACCTCGTTCCTGATCGCAGAGGGCGTATTGCCATCAAACGAAGGGCGCGGTTACGTGCTGCGTCGCATCATGCGTCGCGCCATGCGTCACGCGCACATACTCGGATCGAAAGATCCGGTCATGCACCGGTTGGTGCCAGCCTTGGTGCAACAAATGGGCGCGGCGTATCCTGAATTGGGGCTGGGACAGACGCTAATCGAAGACACGCTGCTTAACGAAGAAGTCCGGTTCAAGACGACATTGGATCGTGGACTGAAACTGCTTGATGACGCACTCGTTGATGTGCCCGAAGGGTCCGATCTGTCCGGTGATACCGCGTTCAAGCTCTATGATACGTTCGGGTTTCCGCTGGACCTCACGCAAGACGCATTGCGTGAGCAGGGTCGCGGTGTCGACACCGACGGGTTCAAAGCGGCAATGGATGCTCAAAAGGCCAAGGCGCGCGCGGCGTGGACCGGCACAGGCGCGTCTGCGGATGCGGCGATCTGGTTTGATATCGCAGACAAGCAAGGCAGCACAGAATTTTTGGGATATGAGACTGAAACTGCACAAGGCCAGTTGTTGGCAATTGTGTCAGATACTGATCCCGTTGACAGTGCTAGCAAAGGCGACTGCGTCGCGCTGATTTTCAACCAAACTCCGTTTTATGGCGAGAGCGGTGGACAGGTGGGTGACGAGGGCACAGTCAAGACCGACACAGGCACCGCCCGCATAACTGACACCAAAAAGGTCGTCGGACTATTTTTGCACATGGCCGAAGTCACGAGCGGGACAATTACCAAGGGTCAAGGTAGCGAACTGGTGGTGGACCCTGCGCGCCGCGCTGCGATACGTGCCAACCATTCGGCCACACATTTGTTGAACGAAGCCTTGCGAGTCGCCCTTGGCGATCACGTAGTCCAGCGCGGATCGCTGAATGCAGCGGATCGTTTGCGGTTTGATTTCACCCACACTGGCGCCATGACCTCCGCGGAATTGACGCAAGTCGAACAGGACGTGAATCGTTATGTGCAACAAAACACGGCCGTATCTACACGGATCATGACACCGGACGACGCCCGCGCCATTGGCGCACAGGCGCTCTTCGGCGAAAAATACGGCGACGAAGTCCGCGTTGTGTCCATGGGCCGCGCGAAAACGGGCAAAGGCGCCGAAGGGCTGACCTATTCGTTGGAACTGTGCGGCGGCACCCATGTGGCGCGCACGGGCGACATCGGCATGTTTGCATTGACTTCCGAGCGGGCGTCGTCAGACGGCGTGCGCCGCATCGAGGCACTGACAGGTCAAACCGCGATGACGTACCTGCGGACACGCGACGAAACCTTGGGCGACGTAGAAGGCATGCTCAAAGCGAAGGGTGCAGATGTAGCATCCCGGGTCAAAGCCTTGATGGATGAACGCAAAGCGCTGGCCAATGAGGTGGCGCAATTGCGTCGCGAGGTTGCGATGGGGGGCGGTGCGAAGGATGAAGGCCCACAGGCTAAGACGATCAACGGCATCGCGTTTAAGGCGCAGGTGATGCAGGGCATCACGGGCAAGGATTTGCCAGCTATGATTGACGAGATGAAATCGGTCATGGGCAGTGGTGCGATCTTGCTGATCGCGGACGGCGACGGCAAGGCCGCGGTTGCTGCGGGTGTTACGGCAGATCTGGTCGACAAAGTCAGCGCCGTTGATCTGGTCCGCGCGGCTGTTGCCGAGCTTGGTGGTAAGGGGGGCGGTGGTCGCCCCGATATGGCGCAGGGTGGCGGCAAAGATGCCAGAAATGCTGACGCAGCCATAGCAGCGGCTGAAGCGATCCTTCTGGCCTAGTCGTTTCTGCCTTCCCCCTGCCTTTGTCTCAAAAATATCCCGGGGGGGGCGAAGCGGGGGCAGCGCCCCCTCCGAGACACAAAAAAGGCCCGCGTTTCGATATGAAACGCGGGCCTTTATTTATTAATATACTCCTGCGCCTGAATTGACCTGACGATTTTGGGCCTGCGATTCACTTCGTCGCATGGCCAAAGGCGGTTCAGTCTGTATTTTGAGTTTATGAGCAAGCAATACAAAACAGTCTCCTTATCCGACGAGCAGCGCATAGCACTTGAAGCGCTTTGCCGCCGCCGCAAAGTTGACGCCCTTGTTTGGAAACGGGCGCGCGCGTTTCTTCTTTTGGACGCAGGAGAAGACGCCGGAACGGTTTGCCGGATTTTGGATATTGGCCCGACAGTTTTGACGGAGTGGCGATTTGCCTTTGCCGGTGTGGGACTATCGTTTTTCGGTCTGAAGGACTACAGCCAGCGTCAGGGTCATTTGTCCGTCGTGCAAGAGCAGGCGGTGAGAGCCCATTTCACCGCGCAGCCTGCCCGCAATGCCGATGAGGTCTGTGCCTATGTTCTAGCCGAGTGCGACCAAAACTACAGCACGTCGGGAGCCGCCAAGCTGATGCGCCGCCTGGGGTTCGCGTATAAGAAACCACAATTACTGCCTGCACAGGCCGATGAAGCCAAGCAGGCTGCGTTTATTGCCAAATATGAGGCCCTGATGAACGGGTTGGCCGCAGATGAGATGGTTGTCTTTTCGGACGCTGTCCACCCCGAACACCAGAGCCGCCCCGCCCATGGTTGGTTCCCCAAGGGACAAAAGACGGCCCTGAAGGCGACATCAGGGCGCAAGCGGCTCAACATTCAGGGCGCGCTTGACCTTGAGACTTTCCAGTTCACCTTTGTGGAAGGCGAGAAGATCAATGCCCAGACAACCCGACAGATGCTGGAAAAGTTGGAACGCAACAACCAAACCAAGACGGCCATCCACGTCTTTGTCGACAATGCCCGCTATCATCATGCCAAGATACTACAGCCATGGCTGGACAGCCCAGAACGTCGGGTGAAGTTGCATTTCTTGCCAGCATATGCCCCGCACCTCAACCCGATCGAGCGTCTTTGGGGTGTTATGCACAAATGGGTCACCCACAATCGGCACTATGCAACGTTCAACCAATTCACAGAGGCCATTTTCGACTTCTTCCGCAAGACCCTGCCAGAAAAATGGCCAGAGTTCCGCGACACCGTCACCGACAACTTCCGCGTCATATCGCTCAAGGAATACAAAGTGATTTGAGGGGAAAACCTCAGGTCAATTCAGGCGCGGGAGTATAAATCAGAATCTTAGTTCTTCTTTGCATTCCGCTTACGTTCAATCGGGTCAAGGTGACGCTTACGCATACGCACGACGAGCGGCGTGACTTCTACCAGCTCATCGTCATCGATATAGGCAATCGCCTGTTCCAGCGTCAACGTGACCGGTGTTGTCAAACGAACGGCTTCGTCGGTGCCCGATGCACGCACGTTGGTCAGTTGCTTGCCCTTCAACGGGTTCACCTCCAGGTCGTTTTCACGCGCGTGTTCGCCAATGATCATGCCCTGATAGACAGCTTCCTGCGCGCCGATGAAGAACTTACCGCGATCTTCCAGCTTCCAAAGGGCGTACGAAACAGAGGTACCGTTTT
This window contains:
- the recA gene encoding recombinase RecA; this encodes MATAELLKMTDKKSADKQKALDSALAQIERQFGKGSIMTLGGNAIQEIESTSTGSLGLDIALGIGGIPKGRVVEIYGPESSGKTTLTLHCLAEEQKKGGVCAFVDAEHALDPGYAKKLGVNLDELLISQPDTGEQALEIVDTLVRSGAVSMIVVDSVAALTPKSELEGDMGDHSVGVHARLMSQAMRKLTGSISRTKCTVIFINQIRMKIGVMFGSPETTTGGNALKFYSSVRLDIRRIGSVKDRDEIVGNSTRVKVVKNKVAPPFKQVEFDIMYGEGISKLGELVDMGVKAGIVEKSGSWFSYGDERIGQGRENAKTFLRENPHFANEIEDKIRAAHGLDFDGATKKDCATKKDGAAKKPGKEDDALLED
- the alaS gene encoding alanine--tRNA ligase, which codes for MTSLSDIRSTFLDYYARQGHAVVASSPLVPRNDPTLMFTNSGMVQFKNRFTGVESGDYQRATSSQKCVRAGGKHNDLDNVGYTARHHTFFEMLGNFSFGDYFKAEAIPFAWNLLTKDFGIDKSKLLVTVYHTDDEAYDLWKKIGVPEDRIIRIATDDNFWRMGPTGPCGPCTEIFYDHGDHIWGGPPGSPDEDGDRFIEIWNVVFMQNEQFDDGTLKPLDMQSIDTGMGLERIGALLQGGHDNYETDLFRALIEASAHATSTDPFGDQNVHHRVIADHLRSTSFLIAEGVLPSNEGRGYVLRRIMRRAMRHAHILGSKDPVMHRLVPALVQQMGAAYPELGLGQTLIEDTLLNEEVRFKTTLDRGLKLLDDALVDVPEGSDLSGDTAFKLYDTFGFPLDLTQDALREQGRGVDTDGFKAAMDAQKAKARAAWTGTGASADAAIWFDIADKQGSTEFLGYETETAQGQLLAIVSDTDPVDSASKGDCVALIFNQTPFYGESGGQVGDEGTVKTDTGTARITDTKKVVGLFLHMAEVTSGTITKGQGSELVVDPARRAAIRANHSATHLLNEALRVALGDHVVQRGSLNAADRLRFDFTHTGAMTSAELTQVEQDVNRYVQQNTAVSTRIMTPDDARAIGAQALFGEKYGDEVRVVSMGRAKTGKGAEGLTYSLELCGGTHVARTGDIGMFALTSERASSDGVRRIEALTGQTAMTYLRTRDETLGDVEGMLKAKGADVASRVKALMDERKALANEVAQLRREVAMGGGAKDEGPQAKTINGIAFKAQVMQGITGKDLPAMIDEMKSVMGSGAILLIADGDGKAAVAAGVTADLVDKVSAVDLVRAAVAELGGKGGGGRPDMAQGGGKDARNADAAIAAAEAILLA
- a CDS encoding IS630 family transposase, which encodes MSKQYKTVSLSDEQRIALEALCRRRKVDALVWKRARAFLLLDAGEDAGTVCRILDIGPTVLTEWRFAFAGVGLSFFGLKDYSQRQGHLSVVQEQAVRAHFTAQPARNADEVCAYVLAECDQNYSTSGAAKLMRRLGFAYKKPQLLPAQADEAKQAAFIAKYEALMNGLAADEMVVFSDAVHPEHQSRPAHGWFPKGQKTALKATSGRKRLNIQGALDLETFQFTFVEGEKINAQTTRQMLEKLERNNQTKTAIHVFVDNARYHHAKILQPWLDSPERRVKLHFLPAYAPHLNPIERLWGVMHKWVTHNRHYATFNQFTEAIFDFFRKTLPEKWPEFRDTVTDNFRVISLKEYKVI